In Desulforhopalus sp., a single window of DNA contains:
- a CDS encoding branched-chain amino acid ABC transporter permease, with product MMTRRQLILCCGALILLLLPPAAHLAGSPYVISLASRIVIYALAAASLDLLLGYGAMISLGHAAFVGIGAYTVGILHFHAAAAEPLVTWPFLFAGSTSGLVVLPLAALMAALAALIIGALSLRTTGLHFIMITLAFAQMLYYFFISLEKYGGDDGLSLAARSSLPGLSLGNGSQFYYLCLAALVLFLFFSQKLVNSRFGLVVRGAGNNDRRIKGLGIHSYWYKLVTFVIAGSSAGLAGALLANQTEFVSPGLMHWTLSGELMVMVLLGGLGSLFGPVLGAAVFLLLEETLAMYTEHWMVYMGPFLVITVIFAKRGLFGFLVGEKERND from the coding sequence ATGATGACCAGAAGACAGCTCATCCTCTGTTGCGGGGCACTTATCCTTCTCCTTCTGCCGCCGGCGGCCCATTTGGCCGGCAGCCCCTACGTGATCTCCCTTGCCAGCCGCATCGTCATCTACGCCCTGGCGGCGGCGAGCCTTGACCTCTTGCTCGGCTACGGGGCGATGATCAGTCTTGGCCATGCCGCCTTTGTCGGCATCGGCGCCTATACCGTCGGTATCCTGCATTTCCACGCCGCCGCAGCCGAGCCGCTTGTTACCTGGCCGTTCCTTTTTGCCGGCAGCACCAGTGGCCTCGTCGTCCTGCCGCTTGCGGCCTTGATGGCGGCCCTGGCCGCCTTGATCATCGGGGCGCTCAGCCTGCGCACCACCGGCCTGCACTTTATCATGATCACCCTTGCCTTTGCCCAGATGCTCTACTACTTCTTCATATCCTTGGAGAAATACGGCGGCGACGATGGTCTGTCGCTTGCGGCGCGGAGCAGCCTGCCCGGCCTTTCCCTTGGTAACGGCAGTCAGTTTTATTATCTTTGTCTGGCGGCCCTCGTGCTCTTCCTGTTTTTTTCCCAGAAGCTGGTGAACTCCCGGTTCGGCCTGGTGGTGCGGGGGGCGGGCAACAACGACCGGCGCATCAAGGGCCTCGGCATCCATTCCTATTGGTATAAGCTTGTCACCTTTGTCATCGCAGGTAGCAGCGCCGGTCTTGCCGGTGCTCTGCTCGCCAACCAGACCGAGTTCGTCTCTCCCGGTCTGATGCATTGGACCCTGTCCGGGGAGCTGATGGTCATGGTCCTCCTCGGTGGCCTGGGCAGCCTGTTCGGACCGGTCCTCGGCGCCGCGGTCTTCCTTCTCCTGGAGGAAACCCTGGCCATGTATACCGAACACTGGATGGTGTATATGGGGCCTTTTCTCGTGATTACGGTCATTTTCGCCAAGCGCGGGCTCTTTGGCTTTCTTGTCGGGGAGAAAGAAAGAAATGACTGA
- a CDS encoding ABC transporter ATP-binding protein, with the protein MTDTLLEVNGLYKSFGALLATNNLSLSIARGHIHALIGPNGAGKTTVVNQLSGDLRPDSGSIHFRGRDITRLQTYKRARLGIARSFQITHIFENLTVAENMGLAICAGRGHNFRFLRNWRGDAAIKNELQEALHRVDLLHRSELAARHLSHGEKRQLEVGMALIGQPELLILDEPMAGLGPGGTVELAKLIRKQKGQVTILLVEHDMDVVFSLADQVTVLVYGENVATGSPDEIRNNPVVRTAYLGEGD; encoded by the coding sequence ATGACTGATACCCTGCTTGAGGTCAACGGACTGTACAAGTCGTTTGGGGCCCTTCTCGCCACCAACAACCTGTCCTTGTCCATAGCCCGCGGCCATATCCATGCCCTCATCGGCCCGAACGGCGCCGGCAAGACGACGGTGGTCAACCAGTTGAGCGGCGACCTGCGGCCGGACAGCGGCAGCATTCATTTTCGTGGCCGGGACATCACCCGCCTGCAGACGTATAAACGGGCCCGGCTGGGCATCGCCCGGTCCTTCCAGATCACCCATATCTTTGAAAACCTTACTGTCGCTGAAAACATGGGCCTTGCTATCTGCGCCGGTCGCGGCCATAACTTCCGCTTCTTGCGCAACTGGCGGGGTGATGCGGCAATCAAGAACGAACTGCAGGAGGCCCTCCACCGGGTCGATCTCCTCCACCGCTCCGAACTTGCCGCCCGTCATCTGTCGCACGGCGAAAAGCGGCAGCTGGAGGTCGGCATGGCCCTCATCGGCCAGCCGGAACTGCTCATCCTCGATGAACCGATGGCAGGCCTTGGCCCTGGAGGAACGGTGGAGCTTGCCAAGCTGATCCGCAAACAAAAGGGCCAGGTGACGATCTTGCTCGTCGAGCATGATATGGATGTGGTCTTCTCCCTTGCCGATCAGGTGACGGTCCTCGTCTACGGCGAGAATGTCGCCACCGGCAGCCCCGATGAAATCAGGAATAACCCGGTGGTTCGCACCGCCTATCTGGGGGAGGGGGACTGA
- a CDS encoding ABC transporter ATP-binding protein, with translation MLVVEQIETCYGASQALFGVSLRIDEGEVVTLLGRNGMGKSTTVRSILGLSPVSAGRISYLGRSIEALQSYQIARLGIGLVPEGRQIFPNLTVRENLVATAANSRKAPQAFDLPTVMAIFPRLAERMGHYGNELSGGEQQMLAIGRALMINPGLLILDEATEGLAPLIRKEIWLALNTLKERGLAILVIDKNITALMAIAERHYIMEKGRIVWDGTSEELQARPELRSRYLGIDC, from the coding sequence ATGCTGGTGGTCGAACAAATCGAAACCTGCTACGGTGCAAGCCAGGCACTTTTCGGCGTCTCCCTGCGCATTGACGAGGGCGAGGTGGTGACCCTCCTTGGCCGCAACGGCATGGGCAAGAGTACGACGGTGCGGTCGATCCTTGGCCTCAGCCCGGTTTCCGCCGGCAGGATCAGCTATTTAGGCCGTTCTATCGAGGCCCTGCAGAGTTACCAGATAGCCCGGCTGGGCATTGGCCTGGTGCCGGAGGGGCGGCAGATCTTTCCCAACCTTACCGTGCGCGAGAACCTCGTTGCCACCGCCGCCAACAGCCGCAAGGCGCCGCAAGCCTTCGACCTGCCGACCGTCATGGCCATCTTCCCCCGGCTTGCCGAGAGGATGGGCCACTACGGCAACGAGCTATCGGGTGGCGAGCAGCAGATGCTGGCCATCGGCAGGGCCCTCATGATCAACCCCGGCCTGCTCATCCTTGATGAGGCGACCGAGGGCCTTGCCCCTCTCATTCGCAAGGAGATCTGGCTGGCCTTGAATACCCTCAAGGAACGCGGCCTGGCCATCCTCGTCATCGATAAAAACATCACGGCCCTGATGGCCATCGCCGAGAGGCATTACATCATGGAAAAGGGACGAATCGTCTGGGACGGTACCAGCGAAGAATTACAGGCCAGGCCGGAACTGCGCTCCCGCTATCTCGGGATCGACTGTTGA
- the galE gene encoding UDP-glucose 4-epimerase GalE codes for MHILVTGGAGYIGSHTCLALLECGYQVTVVDNLSNASQESLRRVEELTGKGLAFFQVDLLDKEGLAGVFAGCDGKVDAVIHFAGKKAVGESVEKPLLYYSNNITGSLTLCEVMAAQGVKNIIFSSSATVYGDPARVPITEDFPLSCASPYGRTKLMVEEILRDIQHADPEWNVCLLRYFNPVGAHKSGRIGEDPDGIPNNLVPYIAQVAVGKLAELSVFGSDYPTVDGTGVRDYIHVVDLAEGHVKALDKLMERPGVVVYNLGTGRGYSVLEMVRAFAKACGREIPYRIAGRRPGDIATCYADPAKALRELGWQARFGLAEMCQDTWRWQKNNPQGY; via the coding sequence ATGCATATTCTCGTAACCGGAGGGGCGGGGTATATCGGCAGCCACACCTGTCTTGCCCTGCTCGAATGTGGGTATCAGGTGACGGTCGTCGACAATCTGTCGAATGCCAGCCAGGAGTCGCTTCGCCGGGTCGAGGAACTGACCGGCAAGGGCCTGGCCTTTTTCCAGGTCGATCTGCTCGACAAGGAAGGGCTTGCCGGGGTGTTCGCCGGCTGCGACGGCAAGGTTGATGCGGTCATCCATTTTGCCGGCAAGAAGGCGGTCGGCGAGTCGGTCGAAAAGCCCCTGCTCTACTACAGCAACAATATCACCGGCAGCCTTACCCTCTGCGAGGTCATGGCCGCCCAAGGGGTGAAGAATATCATCTTCAGCTCGTCCGCCACCGTCTACGGCGATCCGGCCAGGGTGCCTATCACCGAGGACTTCCCGCTGTCCTGCGCCAGTCCCTATGGGCGGACCAAGCTGATGGTCGAGGAGATTCTCCGCGATATCCAGCATGCCGACCCGGAGTGGAACGTCTGCCTGCTCCGCTATTTTAACCCGGTGGGCGCCCACAAAAGCGGCCGCATCGGTGAGGACCCGGACGGCATCCCCAATAATCTCGTGCCCTATATCGCCCAGGTGGCGGTAGGCAAACTCGCCGAACTTTCGGTCTTCGGCAGCGATTATCCGACCGTCGACGGCACCGGGGTGCGCGATTATATCCACGTCGTTGATCTGGCAGAGGGGCATGTCAAGGCCCTCGATAAGCTGATGGAGCGGCCCGGAGTGGTGGTCTACAACCTCGGCACCGGCCGGGGCTACAGCGTTCTTGAGATGGTCCGGGCCTTTGCCAAGGCCTGCGGCCGGGAGATTCCCTACCGCATTGCCGGCCGCCGGCCCGGTGACATCGCCACCTGCTATGCCGATCCCGCCAAGGCCCTACGGGAACTCGGTTGGCAGGCCAGATTCGGTCTGGCGGAGATGTGCCAGGATACCTGGCGCTGGCAGAAGAATAATCCGCAAGGGTATTAA
- a CDS encoding helix-turn-helix domain-containing protein, with amino-acid sequence MSAHTDKVQIIKQNGVPAFAVIPYADYLALTGQGDADEATIPHEVVGLAIKNGWNLVKAWRKHLGISQKELAARAGVSQPALSQMENSDNPRSTTLEKLAEAMGLSVHQLTD; translated from the coding sequence ATGAGCGCACATACAGATAAGGTTCAGATAATCAAACAGAACGGCGTACCGGCTTTTGCCGTTATCCCCTATGCGGACTATCTGGCCCTGACCGGTCAAGGTGACGCCGACGAGGCGACAATTCCTCACGAAGTTGTCGGCCTGGCCATAAAGAACGGCTGGAACCTGGTCAAGGCCTGGCGCAAGCACTTAGGCATCAGCCAGAAGGAGCTTGCCGCCAGGGCCGGAGTGAGCCAGCCAGCCCTCTCGCAGATGGAGAACAGTGACAACCCGCGCAGCACCACTCTTGAAAAACTGGCCGAGGCAATGGGTTTGAGTGTACATCAACTGACCGATTGA